Proteins encoded in a region of the Leguminivora glycinivorella isolate SPB_JAAS2020 chromosome 23, LegGlyc_1.1, whole genome shotgun sequence genome:
- the LOC125238380 gene encoding uncharacterized protein LOC125238380 has product MEQFLGNLTVFDHNSQEWEIFHSRLLQFVILNKVEDTKKGALLLTHLSDETYRLARNLVHPKKIEEVKFDELVKLLDQHFIPKRCTFADRAKFYAATRDIGESIEQWAARVRGLAVHCEFGSALDMLLRDRLVLGFRAGPERDKLFEQDATTLTFAKAVEVAQQAECARKVKALPTVTVKEEPLYKASTGRAGQGASRDQPMRRCNVCGLKGHESDKCRFKNYRCQKCHNKGHLKKVCSARVNNISVEDVSPNDQDCSDCQECQMFSLRFPN; this is encoded by the coding sequence atggaacaaTTTCTTGGGAATTTAACTGTTTTCGACCATAATTCTCAAGAATGGGAGATATTTCACAGTCGGCTATTGCAGtttgtgatattaaataaagtggAAGATACCAAAAAGGGCGCGTTACTATTAACGCATTTGTCAGACGAAACGTACCGTTTGGCAAGGAATCTTGTTCATCCTAAGAAGATAGAGGAAGTCAAGTTCGACGAGTTGGTTAAGTTACTCGATCAACATTTTATTCCGAAGCGCTGTACCTTCGCTGACCGTGCGAAATTCTACGCGGCGACACGGGATATCGGCGAGAGTATTGAGCAGTGGGCAGCTCGAGTTCGAGGACTCGCGGTGCATTGCGAGTTCGGGAGCGCTCTCGATATGCTATTGAGGGACAGGCTCGTGCTAGGGTTCAGGGCAGGACCGGAGCGGGACAAGCTTTTTGAGCAGGATGCTACAACACTCACGTTCGCGAAAGCCGTAGAAGTGGCTCAGCAGGCGGAATGTGCAAGGAAGGTAAAGGCCTTGCCTACCGTGACCGTCAAGGAGGAGCCACTGTACAAGGCGAGCACGGGCCGGGCGGGCCAAGGGGCCAGCCGAGACCAGCCTATGCGTCGGTGTAATGTGTGCGGATTAAAAGGGCATGAGTCTGATAAGTGTCGTTTTAAAAATTATCGGTGTCAAAAGTGTCACAACAAAGGTCACTTGAAAAAGGTGTGTAGTGCGCGCGTAAACAACATTTCTGTGGAAGATGTATCCCCAAATGACCAGGACTGCAGTGACTGCCAGGAATGTCAGATGTTTAGCTTAAG